The Brassica oleracea var. oleracea cultivar TO1000 unplaced genomic scaffold, BOL UnpScaffold00629, whole genome shotgun sequence nucleotide sequence AATGGCGACAAGGGAAGACTTCGTTGCAACAAGGAGCTCTGATTTGGCATCTCCTCCTGTAATGCTCACACCTAACATACATGGATCAGAAACAGTTTCAAATTGACACAATTGAGAATTATCAAAGTTTCTGAATCGAGACAGATCTTATTGTTACAGgccaaaaatagaaacttttcgAAAACCCATGAATCAGATGTGGAAAAAGGAAGAGACTTTGTGAAAAGTGCCCCATGAATCAGATCAGGAAACATTGATATGACAAAACAGAGTAAAAGAGAGGAGATCTTTATTTACCCGAAACCCATGATGCCAAAATGAAGGCGATGATCATTGGGTGAATCTTCCATGAGAACAGGAGGAGACAATGCCGATGGAGGgggactctctctctctctctctctctctctatctaccTTGCTTTTTTGACaattcttttctctctctcctcgtgAATGTTGTTGTTACTTGTTAGCTTGGGAGTTCGTGAAGCTTTAAGAGAACCGGAATAAATTAAAGATAAAGGTGAAAAAAGTGGAGGGAGGAGGATGGGATGACATGGCTACAAACCGTAACAGAGAGTGCCGCTTTATTTGACCAATCACATTTCTTGATCGTTATCCTGCAGACAGTTtctatttatttcttatttccAATTACTTTCTTTACTAATAATAAACCACCTATTTGTTTACCAGTTGTAGTTTATGGACGGCTAAAGTTACTGATTCCGGGTCCTAAAAGAAAGGGGCAAGTAAACATGTTTTGTTTGCTCTGGCAGAAAACTGAATATCACATTCAGACAGGATCTGCTCAGCTTTAGATTCACAACAAGGACCAAAAGGCCACATGCACTGACACCTTACTTGATTGATTggtaaaaaagagagagaggtagAGTAGTTTTAGTATCTGAAAGAACAGAGGAATCCAATTGGATTTTcattcacatatatatacataccttGAATCCAATTTCTATGTGAtctttacatgtttttttttcttatcaactGATAACCTATTTACAAAGTTTTGATTATTATCTGTACACTATCTTTTACAACCACAAAGAATCAAAGAACCCTTCTTCCTTCACATTTGAATCTCCCAACCTCAGCTTTTCAAGCAACCATTTTTTGTTCAACAATCAGAATAAACCAGCTCCTACAGACTAGAGACTCCTGTTTTGGATAGAGTTTTCGTTTCAGTGGAGGGAACTGTCCTAGACATGAATATGTTACCCTTTGAATCTTTCCTGCTGTACCTCTCCACCTCATTGCTCATCACTATGTTGCATTGTCTCCAACTCTCACACATCAAATCCACCCCGAAGTAAGTTAAATGGTCAGATATGCTTCTTCCCATTACCGATCTGAAACAACAACACAAGCCACCAAATTATACTAGGATTCATGTCAAAACTGAATTGTATCCAACTGAAAACATGAAACATAAGCCGCCATGTTGTAGATACTCTAGTCAAAATGTCATGTACTAAAGTGAAACAAGTTAGTTACCTGCAGCATGTAGGATCTTCACCAGTGTTGTCACAAACTTTCTCAACACCAAAACGAACAAGTTTCAAAACACTGAGGTCTCTCACCCACACCTGCAACCCCAAACACACTATTACCAAATGTTACACAAAGCTATTACTCTGATGAACATTTTTGTTACCTCTGTCGGGAAGTGGTGGTATGTTTTCCGAGGGAAATAATAGAAGTAAGGAGGCAGATGAGGAACAATATCATGGTCATGCGTGATCCTGAAGGTATTAGGCACAAGCAAACTGTAATAAGATGCAAAGTCAGCATTCCCAATACGAGGTTGCCCAAACGTCATGACTTGTacattttcttctccttcatttACCTGCAAATTACATCTCAACCCAAGTCATTTAACAACTTCAAAGAACATAAccataacatataaataaagttagttttaaGTCAAGGATGGTTACAACTAGGTCTAGCCCACAAAAGGCAGCCATGGCTCCTCCCATTGAATGACCAGTCACCATGATGGTGTTGATGTTCGCCCCATAGAACTTCTTCGCCAGTTTCACTGCACCCAAAACTGCAGGCCGAACGGTTGTATTGTGATAAGCAGTATAAAAGCCATGGTGAACCTGCCAATGTAGGACCATTGTTCAGAATATAAGAAtccagatgacaaaaaaaaacttgttggTTAAAGCGTTACCATTGCATCTGGCATATCAGGGTAATTCAGATCAAGCTGTTTCCAGAACAAGTCTGAGATCCAATTTTGTATGCTGCACAAATTTTGGCTTAAtcaaccaaaattttttttaaaaaaaggtgTACCTTCTAGATTACAATAACAAGAGCCATACCTGTGTTCTTGAGTTCCCCGGAATGCAATAATGATAGCATTCAAATCCTTTGCCACACCAACATATGCCTGTTGTTGAAACAATTTAAATGAACTGATATTCATAAAAGAAAAGGATGGTCCTCATAAAGCTAAAGATACAGTGCCAGACCTGTAGGCAGTACTCAATGTCAACTATGATCTCTATGACTTGGAAACCCTGCAACCATATTAGAATAGACAACTGAAGCTACTACTAGCTTTTACACATACCTGTGGCTTTAAACAGTGGAAATGTTATTATACCTTTGTCAACCCATTGCATCTTTCGCAGGTCCAAGTGAAGAGTTGTGCCAAATCAGACATATACACCTGCGTGCATATATAAACTTGATTCATCAACCTGATGTACTTACTTGCATAATCTCTCTAGTAGTGCTAGTAAcgatatatgaaaaatatgaagATTATTACACATGTAGTATTAACTCCTGGAGTCCTGGTTACCTTGCAGATAATATTAGAGATAATGTAGTAATTTGGTATCAGCTTACCGCAGAAGTATACTCCACAAGTGTTAAGGCAAGTGTATGGTTGTAAACAGGTCGTCCATCATAGCTCTTCAACTTGAGAACTTCAACTAGAAGAGAGAAGCTCACACCAtaaatttcacaattttttcaAGCTTATTGTCTTGATTAGACTTAAAAGGCAGAATCAAAAAGGAAAGATTAGTTCCATTTATTACCTCTTCCAcgtgaaaagaaaagaagacaagCAATAAGTGCCAGCAAGAACAAGAACCATCTCTTTTGTCCCATGTTCTTCTACAAGAAGATGACAATAAACACAACGCACATCATCTCTCTGttcatcaaccaataataaGAGTAAACTTGAGCTATAACCAAAGCAGTTGAAGGATAAACCAGACAGAAACTGAGGATCAACGCAAGCGAACCAAATCCTCAAGCCACCTATTTGGATATACATTTTAGATAATCCTCGgctgaatatttatatatccaaaGAAGAAACTTCGATGAAATACGAATattcgtttttttcttctctaattTCCAGTTTCGTCCTTTACACGCAACGCCGAAGAAGACTCGTGCTGGTTAATATTAAGGGTATTATCGGAACTAGACATGTATTTTGACCGATGAAGGCCGTTTCCAGACTCTACAAGAGACGCTTTGTCCTCCAGTGGGTTCGCAATCATGTAAAGCCACATATTACAATATTACATTCATCCAAACAAACACATGATTTTGATATAGCTATATACTTTGAAATTAAAACTATTTCGTTACCATACAATATCCCATTtacattttttcatatttgaatcaaatatatatgcGGTCatggtataaaaaaatataatctggttttccattttttttctgCTACATACTATCAACCTACAACCTATTTACAAAGTCTTGATTATATGTATCTATacactttctttctttctccacACCGCAAGCTTTGCTTGACCAAGACTTGAATCAACCGATTTCTATATACTAAAGATCCCCATTTTCGATAAGAGATTCTGTTTTGTTACCGTTCGTGGAAGGAACAGTCCGCGACATGATTAGGTTACCCTTTGAATCCTTCTTGCTGAATCTATCCATCTCATGGCTCATCACTATTGAGCATTGTCTCCAAGTCTCACAATGCAACTCTACCCCAAAGTAGCTTAGATGGTCTGAAATGCTATTGCCCTTCACCGATCTGAAACAACAAGCAACCAACCAACAGTTATACTGGAATCGTGTAATAAATGTCTGGTAACTAAGCTAAAACATGGAAACATAAGCCTTGTTGTAATGATTTCTGAAACAACCTAAGGTTCTATTTGCGGGTTTGTTCTTGCTAGTGTAGGTTGTTTATTGCGGAGTGGAATTGTATCACCAACTTTTTTTAGAGGGATTGATAGTTACCTGCTGCATGTTGGATCTTCACCGGTGTTGTCACAAACTTTCTCCACACTATGATTCAAAGAACTGACATCTCTTAGCCACACCTGCAAGCCGAAACACACCATTACATCTTTCATCGGTTCCTCCACACAGCTTATAAACCAATCGGAGAAATTACACTCAAGACATTGGAAACATCACCCGAGTagtccagtttttttttttttcatgaaatagctttaaatttttaaaaatatcattcttAAGAACATCCAGTGGACTGAGGAAACGATGTTACCTCTGTTGGGAAGTGGTGGTATGTTTTTTGAGGAAAATGGTTGTAGTAAGGAGGCAGATGAGGAACAATATCATGGTCATGCGTGATCCGAAAGGTGTTAGGCACAAGCAAACTGTAGTAAGATGCAAAAGCTGCATTCCCAACACGAGGTTGCCCAAATGTCATGACCTGCACGTTTTCTTCTCCTCCATTTACCTGAGATTTACATCCAAAAATCAAAGTCAATGAACAAGTTCAAAGGATATATAACAATAAAGTTTAGTTAGAGGCAAATATGATTACTACTAGGTCTAGCCCACAAAAGGTAGCCATGGCTCCTCCCATTGAATGACCAGTCACCATAATGTTGATGTTCGGACCATAGGATTTCTTCGCTCGTTGTACAGCACCCAACACTGCAGGCCGTACAGTTGTATTGTGATAAGCACTGTAAAAGCCATGGTGAACCTGCCAGCGTAGACCACTATTACAAACTCCACCTTACTACATGTCAAAAGTTTGAAGTTAAAGCGTACCATTGCATCTGACATGTCAGGGTAATTTAGATCGAGTTGTTTCCAGAACAAGTCTGAGACCCAATTTTGTATGCTGCACAAGTTTGGGGTTTAATTAAGCAATGAGCCAAGTTTAGGCAAAAGGTGTGCATTAAATATTACAGTGAGGCGAACAATACCTGTGTTCTTGAGTACCCCGGAATGCAATAATGATAGCATTCAAGTCCTTTGCCACCCCAACATATGCCTGAGGTAACACGTAATGATATTAATAGTTGATCAGTGAAGGACATTATGTCCATATGTAGCTTATGATACCACGGCAGACCTGTAGGCAGTGCTCAACGTCAAATATTATCTCTATTACTTCGAAACCCTGCACCATCCAAAATCACATTAGAGTGCCGAATTGGATCTATTAGGTTTTTATACACTGTGGCTTAGAAGAGTTATTTGCCTCAACATCTGTTATACCTTTGTAAAACCATTGCATCTTTTGCACGTCCAGTTGAAGAGTTCTGACAAGTCAGACATATAGACctgcataaatatataaacttgaTTTATCCAATATCTGGTGCACATCATCAGCATAATATCTCTCTTCTCTAGCAGTGCTGCTTAGAAGTCACACTGTAGTATCTAGCATATTAGCTTACCGCAGAAGCATACTCCACAAGCGTCATGGTAAGAGTATGGTTGTAAAGAGGTCGACTATCATCGCTCTTCAACTTGAGAACTGCAAATACAAGAAAGAAGTTATAAAATTCACTTGTTTCAGTCTCTTGATCCATTCATAGCCTCACAACTCATATACCAAGTAGAAATGTGAGCTTCAAAATCAATGCTTTGATAGCTTCATGGTTCCTTATGCATCTGACTAATACTAAATTGAGCTATGGGTTGACTTGTTCcacttaaaagaaaaaaaaagttcattgATCATATCACTATTCCAGtgggaaaaaaaatcaactttaagagtataaaatattttaatttatgttttttttcaaagaagCTACACATACACTTAAGTTTGAAGGCTCATTATCTGAAACTGAAAAATCAACGCTCTTGGAATGGAAAGAGACATAGAATTAATATAGAAGGTTTAATCACCACCTGTTCCACttgaaaaggaaagaagaaaagcAAACATTGCCAGCAAGAACACCCATCTCCTTTGTCCCATCTTCTGCCAAGAAGCTCGACATTCATATATCAAAAATCGATGAAAATTGAGCAAAAATAGGTAAAACAAAACCTTCTAATAAAGATAATTCAAGTATATCAAATTCAGAAATTTTAAACCCCACCGAGGATCAAATCAAGCGAAGGAAAGCTTACTTCTTTGACCACGATACGAAATTTCTCTCGTGACCGGAGATATTACCCAGCTATAACATTAACGGCGACAGATATGTAGGATGGGTGAGCGTGATCTTGCGATGACGACGATTCGCTCAGATAGAAAGAGGAAGAAACGTGCGAAAAAATacgaatctttttttttttaattaaatcaaaattccaCTTTCATCCTCCTTTATACGCAAAGGCGTTACTAGCGTGTTTCGCTGCTCTTAATAAGGGTATTACTGGAATTTAATAGCGTGTCATATTTGGCGGGATAAATGGATATCGGCCCATGGGTCTTTATGGCCCAGTAGTGCAAACTAAAGTCCAAGGCGGGAATTTCCGAAAACTCAGGTGGCGGGAAATTCTTTTTTCACAATGAAATGCCACGTGGCACATCTGAGCCGGAAGATGCGGTCGTTAAAGCGTTCGggtctttgatttttttttttttttaatttttaatcgtTGCTTCCACAATAAAATTCCCTTTTGATTTTGCTCTACCCACAAGAACCCTCGGCGTCCATGGCGAAAGCTTTGAAGAGCGAAGTTTCTTCAGACGAGGCTTACTCATCTGAGGAAGAGGCGCAAGTTAACGATCAGGTGAatatagaagaagatgatgaggagCTCCAGGCCGTTGCTCGCTCGGCGGACTCCGACGAGGAAGCACCCGCCTCTGACGACGAGGTTGTCCCTGTAGAAGACGACGCCGACGAGGTACTTTTCGATTTGAAAATCCATTCTCATGAACTTGAACAGGGCACAAGTCCCTTCTCAGTTTCCCAGGAGGGACAATGGTAAGAAGGTGTAATTTAGATTGTAAGACGGCGCTTCTGTTGCTAATTCGTTTATGTCGGTGTTTATGTTGATCTACTTATAGCTATTTTGTATATCTCTATGGTGGGTGTTAACTGTTG carries:
- the LOC106319836 gene encoding probable feruloyl esterase A — translated: MGQRRWVFLLAMFAFLLSFSSGTVLKLKSDDSRPLYNHTLTMTLVEYASAVYMSDLSELFNWTCKRCNGFTKGFEVIEIIFDVEHCLQAYVGVAKDLNAIIIAFRGTQEHSIQNWVSDLFWKQLDLNYPDMSDAMVHHGFYSAYHNTTVRPAVLGAVQRAKKSYGPNINIMVTGHSMGGAMATFCGLDLVVNGGEENVQVMTFGQPRVGNAAFASYYSLLVPNTFRITHDHDIVPHLPPYYNHFPQKTYHHFPTEVWLRDVSSLNHSVEKVCDNTGEDPTCSRSVKGNSISDHLSYFGVELHCETWRQCSIVMSHEMDRFSKKDSKGNLIMSRTVPSTNGNKTESLIENGDL
- the LOC106319835 gene encoding lipase-like, coding for MGQKRWFLFLLALIACLLFFSRGRVEVLKLKSYDGRPVYNHTLALTLVEYTSAVYMSDLAQLFTWTCERCNGLTKGFQVIEIIVDIEYCLQAYVGVAKDLNAIIIAFRGTQEHSIQNWISDLFWKQLDLNYPDMPDAMVHHGFYTAYHNTTVRPAVLGAVKLAKKFYGANINTIMVTGHSMGGAMAAFCGLDLVVNEGEENVQVMTFGQPRIGNADFASYYSLLVPNTFRITHDHDIVPHLPPYFYYFPRKTYHHFPTEVWVRDLSVLKLVRFGVEKVCDNTGEDPTCCRSVMGRSISDHLTYFGVDLMCESWRQCNIVMSNEVERYSRKDSKGNIFMSRTVPSTETKTLSKTGVSSL